A genomic segment from [Flavobacterium] thermophilum encodes:
- the trmB gene encoding tRNA (guanine-N(7)-)-methyltransferase, protein MRLRNKPWAKDKIAAYPHYVIPDPEARRGRWRELFGNERPIHIEIGTGKGKFITEMAKLHPDINFIGIELYPSVLVSALDKLIESELPNVRLLNANAKDVGAFFADGEVSRIYLNFSDPWPKKRHEKRRLTYRDFLALYERILTEDGDIHLKTDNQSFFEYSLVSLSQYGFVLAAVQLDLHRSGVEGNVMTEYEEKFSAKGNRIYRCEAVRPRRA, encoded by the coding sequence ATGCGTTTGCGCAACAAACCGTGGGCGAAAGACAAAATCGCCGCTTATCCGCATTACGTCATTCCCGACCCGGAAGCGAGGCGCGGGCGGTGGCGCGAACTGTTCGGCAACGAGCGGCCGATCCATATTGAAATCGGCACGGGGAAAGGGAAATTTATCACCGAAATGGCGAAGCTTCATCCCGATATCAATTTCATCGGCATCGAGCTGTATCCGAGCGTGCTCGTATCGGCGCTGGACAAGCTGATTGAGAGCGAGCTGCCGAACGTGCGGCTGCTCAATGCCAATGCGAAAGACGTCGGCGCATTTTTTGCCGACGGGGAAGTCTCCCGCATTTATTTGAATTTTTCCGATCCGTGGCCGAAAAAGCGGCACGAGAAGCGGCGGCTTACATACCGGGATTTCTTGGCGCTCTATGAGCGCATTTTGACGGAAGACGGCGACATTCATTTGAAAACGGACAACCAGTCGTTTTTTGAATACTCGCTCGTCAGCTTGTCGCAATACGGCTTTGTGCTCGCGGCGGTCCAGCTCGATTTGCATCGGAGCGGTGTGGAAGGCAATGTGATGACCGAATACGAAGAGAAGTTTTCCGCCAAAGGCAACCGCATTTACCGCTGCGAGGCGGTGCGCCCGCGGCGGGCGTAG
- a CDS encoding Predicted small secreted protein, which produces MAWKKWIVGAAVGAAAICAVRAAAKPTLLAPEQALAMAKRALGGPRPIRGSWIQVAPEQYEKNGLTYTVYRGGVCRDDGDAEFFVNAYTGAVIEAKPL; this is translated from the coding sequence ATGGCTTGGAAAAAATGGATCGTTGGCGCCGCAGTGGGCGCCGCCGCCATCTGCGCCGTCCGCGCCGCCGCAAAGCCGACGCTTCTCGCGCCGGAACAAGCGCTCGCGATGGCGAAACGCGCACTCGGCGGACCGCGCCCCATTCGCGGTTCATGGATTCAAGTTGCGCCGGAGCAGTATGAGAAAAACGGGTTGACGTACACTGTTTACCGCGGCGGCGTTTGCCGCGATGACGGGGACGCGGAATTTTTCGTCAACGCCTACACCGGCGCGGTCATCGAGGCCAAACCGTTATAG
- the ytnP gene encoding Metallo-beta-lactamase superfamily has product MEQLKIGQITLTWLNGGVTHLDGGAMFGVVPKPLWSKKYPPNDNNQIELRTDPILVEAGGKRLLIESGIGNGKLTDKQKRNFGVTEESSLDESLAALGLARCDIDIVIMTHLHFDHACGLTVWEDGRLVPAFPRAAVIVSDVEWDEMRNPNIRSRNTYWKENWEPIAEQVVPFAKETEVVPGIRLIHTGGHSAGHAIVVIESDGEMAIHLGDLLGTHAHQNVLWVMAYDDYPMDSIFAKQRWLPYGMERNAWFTFYHDAYYRAVKWQADGAIAAAVKRNRPPL; this is encoded by the coding sequence ATGGAACAGCTGAAAATCGGGCAAATCACCTTGACGTGGCTGAACGGAGGCGTCACTCACCTGGACGGCGGGGCGATGTTTGGCGTCGTTCCGAAGCCGCTTTGGTCGAAAAAGTATCCGCCAAACGACAACAACCAGATTGAGCTGCGCACCGACCCGATTTTGGTTGAAGCGGGCGGCAAGCGGCTGCTCATTGAGTCCGGCATCGGCAACGGCAAGCTGACCGACAAACAAAAGCGCAATTTCGGCGTCACCGAAGAATCGTCGCTCGATGAGTCGCTTGCCGCGCTTGGGCTTGCGCGCTGCGACATTGACATTGTCATCATGACGCATCTTCATTTTGACCATGCGTGCGGCTTGACAGTGTGGGAAGACGGGCGGCTCGTGCCGGCGTTTCCGCGGGCGGCGGTCATCGTGTCGGATGTTGAGTGGGATGAGATGCGAAATCCGAACATTCGTTCGCGCAATACGTATTGGAAAGAAAACTGGGAACCGATCGCCGAACAAGTCGTTCCGTTTGCGAAAGAGACCGAAGTCGTTCCGGGAATCCGCCTTATACATACCGGCGGCCACAGCGCCGGCCATGCGATCGTGGTGATCGAATCAGACGGGGAGATGGCGATTCATCTTGGCGATTTGCTCGGGACGCACGCCCATCAAAACGTGCTTTGGGTGATGGCGTACGACGACTACCCGATGGATTCCATTTTTGCCAAACAGCGATGGCTCCCGTACGGCATGGAGCGAAACGCCTGGTTTACGTTTTACCATGACGCTTATTACCGGGCGGTGAAATGGCAGGCGGACGGCGCGATCGCCGCGGCGGTGAAGCGGAACCGCCCGCCGCTATAA
- the amyX gene encoding Pullulanase: MLHISRTFAAYLDEIDQITVIVPKARCLDNMEPFVMTAPSGEDIPLVVQQKEDLGDAVKYVCRFSVPFQFGETHWIRARSGEESDVQIGAVVRTEAFDDQFFYDGKLGVEYAKEQTIFHVWAPTATAVSVKLVHPDHGDVRYVPLVRGERGVWSAAVPGDWERARYMYVACINRVWREAVDPYATAVSVNGEYGVIVDWEKTKLAKPAPPLPPCPSPTDAVIYELSIRDFTSHPDSGAVWKGKYLGLTEEHTRGPNGTVTGLSYLKELGVTHVQLMPFADFAGVDERDPQAAYNWGYNPLHLYAPEGSYATDPHDPYARIVELKQAIRALQENGLRVVMDAVYNHVYDREQSPLEKLVPGYYFRYDAYGRPANGTGVGNDIASERRMARRWIVDSVVFWAKEYGINGFRFDLMGVHDIETMKSVRDALDAIDPSILVYGEGWDLPTPLAPEQKATMANAKRLPRLAYFNDRFRDAVKGSTFYLPDRGFALGDSAGREQVKTAIAGSLEAFGGLFCHPLQSVNYVECHDNHTFWDKMEAANGHEPEWLRRKRQKLATAIVLLAQGIPFLHSGQEFYRTKGGDENSYRSPDAVNRLDWERKSRYEDDVRYIQGLIAIRRAHGAFRLATEVDVQRHLTFLEPTPPSVIAYWLRDVALYGPWTDIVVIHHNEETGVVIALPDDGEWHVVCDGEQSGTVPLRQVRRFLDADGIGTWVLVKTGAAADVENGK, encoded by the coding sequence ATGCTTCACATCAGCCGAACGTTTGCCGCCTATTTGGACGAGATCGATCAAATAACAGTGATCGTGCCGAAAGCGCGCTGCCTCGACAACATGGAGCCGTTTGTGATGACGGCGCCCAGCGGAGAAGACATCCCGCTTGTGGTGCAGCAAAAGGAGGACTTGGGCGATGCGGTCAAATATGTGTGCCGGTTTTCGGTGCCGTTTCAATTTGGAGAGACGCATTGGATTCGCGCCCGCTCCGGGGAGGAGTCCGATGTGCAAATCGGGGCGGTGGTGCGGACGGAAGCGTTTGATGACCAGTTTTTTTACGACGGAAAGCTTGGCGTGGAGTATGCGAAAGAGCAGACGATCTTCCACGTTTGGGCGCCGACGGCCACTGCCGTGAGCGTCAAGCTCGTCCATCCAGACCATGGCGATGTCCGCTATGTGCCGCTTGTGCGCGGGGAGCGCGGCGTCTGGTCGGCGGCCGTCCCTGGGGACTGGGAGCGGGCGCGCTATATGTATGTCGCCTGCATCAACCGCGTCTGGCGCGAGGCGGTTGACCCGTATGCGACCGCTGTCTCGGTCAACGGAGAGTATGGCGTGATCGTAGATTGGGAAAAAACGAAGCTGGCCAAGCCCGCTCCGCCGCTTCCGCCATGCCCGTCGCCGACCGATGCCGTCATTTACGAGCTGAGCATCCGCGATTTTACGAGCCATCCCGACAGCGGCGCCGTCTGGAAAGGAAAATACCTCGGGCTGACGGAGGAACATACGCGCGGGCCGAACGGGACCGTCACCGGGCTTTCCTATTTGAAGGAGCTGGGCGTCACCCATGTCCAGCTCATGCCGTTTGCCGATTTCGCCGGGGTCGATGAGCGCGATCCACAAGCGGCCTACAACTGGGGATACAATCCGCTCCATCTATATGCGCCGGAAGGAAGCTATGCCACCGATCCGCATGACCCATACGCGCGCATTGTCGAGCTGAAGCAGGCGATCCGCGCGCTGCAGGAAAACGGCTTGCGCGTCGTGATGGACGCGGTGTACAACCATGTGTACGACCGGGAGCAGTCGCCGCTTGAGAAGCTTGTTCCCGGCTATTACTTCCGCTATGACGCCTACGGCCGGCCGGCCAACGGCACCGGCGTCGGCAACGATATCGCCTCCGAGCGGCGGATGGCGCGCCGCTGGATTGTCGATTCAGTGGTGTTTTGGGCGAAAGAGTACGGCATAAACGGGTTTCGTTTTGATTTGATGGGCGTGCATGATATCGAAACGATGAAGTCGGTGCGCGACGCCCTCGATGCGATCGACCCGTCCATTCTCGTCTATGGGGAAGGCTGGGACTTGCCGACGCCGCTCGCTCCGGAGCAAAAAGCGACGATGGCGAACGCCAAGCGGCTGCCGCGCCTTGCCTATTTCAATGACCGGTTCCGCGATGCGGTCAAAGGCAGCACCTTCTATTTGCCGGACCGCGGGTTCGCTCTTGGCGACTCCGCCGGCCGCGAGCAGGTCAAAACGGCGATCGCCGGCAGCCTGGAGGCGTTCGGCGGTCTGTTTTGCCATCCGCTTCAATCGGTCAACTATGTCGAATGCCATGACAACCATACATTTTGGGACAAAATGGAGGCCGCCAACGGCCATGAACCGGAATGGCTTCGTCGCAAACGGCAAAAATTGGCGACTGCAATCGTTCTGTTGGCGCAAGGCATCCCGTTTTTGCACAGCGGACAAGAGTTTTATCGGACGAAAGGCGGCGACGAAAACAGCTACCGGTCGCCCGATGCGGTCAATCGGCTTGACTGGGAGCGGAAAAGCCGCTATGAAGACGATGTCCGCTACATCCAAGGATTGATCGCTATCCGTCGGGCGCACGGCGCGTTCCGCCTAGCGACCGAAGTCGATGTGCAGCGCCATTTGACGTTTCTCGAACCAACCCCTCCATCGGTCATCGCTTATTGGCTGCGCGATGTCGCCCTTTACGGACCGTGGACGGACATTGTCGTCATTCACCATAACGAGGAAACTGGGGTAGTCATCGCCCTTCCGGATGACGGGGAATGGCACGTTGTATGCGACGGAGAGCAAAGCGGGACCGTCCCTCTTCGGCAAGTGCGCCGCTTTTTGGACGCGGACGGCATCGGCACATGGGTGCTCGTCAAAACGGGCGCGGCCGCGGATGTGGAAAACGGAAAATGA
- a CDS encoding CTP:phosphocholine cytidylyltransferase involved in choline phosphorylation for cell surface LPS epitopes, producing MEQLLGKEWAITPAGGATGDAYFAEYEGKKLFLKRNSSPFLAVLSAEGIVPKLVWTKRLENGDVFTAQQWLNGRELKPHEMKSGQVAALLKKIHGSKELVTMLQRLGKTPLHPEAMFAALAEQQRRHPLGAAAVSEALGWLELRVSLLPADQYVVCHCDINHNNWLLADDGTLYLIDWDGAVIADPAIDIGTLLYLYIPRAEWEAWLREYGVAWTEELGLRLKWYTIAHTLYSLFWPKGKDWQKEKERSLQLLHRVLSDPL from the coding sequence TTGGAACAGTTACTAGGTAAGGAGTGGGCGATCACTCCGGCTGGCGGTGCAACAGGGGATGCGTATTTTGCGGAATATGAGGGGAAGAAGCTGTTTTTGAAACGGAATTCTTCCCCGTTTCTTGCCGTGCTGTCCGCCGAGGGCATCGTCCCGAAGCTTGTGTGGACGAAACGGCTGGAAAACGGCGATGTGTTTACGGCCCAGCAATGGCTGAACGGGCGGGAATTGAAGCCGCATGAAATGAAGAGCGGGCAGGTGGCGGCGCTGCTGAAGAAAATTCACGGCTCGAAAGAACTCGTGACGATGCTTCAGCGGCTTGGCAAAACGCCGCTGCACCCTGAGGCGATGTTCGCTGCGCTCGCCGAGCAGCAGCGGCGCCATCCGCTCGGTGCGGCGGCTGTTTCCGAAGCGCTCGGCTGGCTCGAGTTGCGCGTCTCGCTCCTGCCGGCTGATCAATACGTCGTTTGCCACTGTGACATCAACCATAACAATTGGCTACTGGCCGATGACGGCACGTTGTACTTGATCGATTGGGACGGGGCGGTCATTGCGGATCCGGCCATTGACATCGGCACGCTGCTTTATCTGTACATTCCGCGCGCCGAATGGGAAGCGTGGCTGCGCGAGTACGGGGTGGCGTGGACGGAGGAGCTTGGCCTCCGCCTGAAGTGGTATACGATCGCCCATACGCTTTACTCGCTGTTTTGGCCGAAGGGAAAGGACTGGCAAAAAGAAAAGGAGCGGTCGCTCCAACTTTTGCACCGTGTTTTGTCCGACCCGCTTTGA